A window of Kocuria sp. TGY1127_2 genomic DNA:
AGATCCCGCCCAACGAGGCCAGATACGTTCCGATGGACACGGTCTGTCCCGAGAAGTTCATGACGTACGCGAGGGCAAGGACCGAAACGATCGTCAGAGCCGACCACCGCATGCGGTAGAAGCAGTACCAGAGCTGGGCTATAGCGTGGCCGAAGCCCAGTTTGTAACGGCCCTTCTCGTTGAATATGCCGTAGAGCACCGTCACGATCAAGCCTGCTATGAGCAGCATGGTTCCCGGATTGGACAGCCATTGGAAGTTGAAGGTGGTGCCGGAAATCGGTTTGCCGGCCGCGGTGACGATGTTTCCGGATGTGACGGGCCACGGGATCTTGATGTCCGTCTTCGCCAGAGCCGCGGGAATGCTGACTCCTGCCTTCCACAATTTGCCGATCGCGAAGACACCGACGACTACCAGATAGGGCAGCAGCGCCATCCAAACCCGGACAGGCTTGAGCTTCTCTGAGGCCGGAGGGGCCTTGATGCCGAAGCGTTCACGGAATGCCTCCGTGCCGCGCGGCTTCCACACCTTGAGGAACAACACGGCGACGCCGAGGGACACGAGGCAAGCCACGATGTCGGTCAACTCATACGAGAAGTGCGTCGCCGACCACCACTGTGCGATGCCGAAGGAGAGACCGATGACCAGGGCTGCGGGCCAGGCCTCCCGAACTCCTCGGAATCCGTCGAGGAGCCAGAGGAGGATGAACGGAACGATCGCGGCGACGAATGGGGCCTGATGGCCGACGATGGCGCCGATATGTGCCGGGTTCTCACCGGTAAGGGTTCCGGCGGTGGTGATCGGAATGGCCAGAGCGCCAAAGGCCACCGGCGCGGTGTTGGCGACCAGGACGGTGACCGCTGCTCGCAGCGGCTTGACGCCCAGGGCAAGAATCATGGTCGCGGTGATCGCGACGGGGGCCCCGAAACCGGCGAGGGCCTCGAGAAGCCCGCCGAAGCAGAAGGCGATCAGTATTGCCTGGATGCGAATGTCTCCGCCGCCGATGCGGTCGAAGGTCAGACGAAGGTCCTCGAAACGTCCGGACTCGACCGTGACCTGGTAGAACCACAGCGCCGTAACGATGATCCAGACGATGGGGAACGCGCCATAAGCGAGTCCCTGGGTCCCCGACATCAAGGTCAGTCCCAACGGCATGTTGAAGCCGATGACCGCGACGATGATGGATACGAGAAGGGCCGTGAGTGCAGAGATATGCGCGCTGGCTTTGACTCCGAGCAGCATGATGAAAAAGGCCAGGAGTGGAAGTATCGCGACGAGCGCCGAGAGCCCTATCGACCCGCCGACGGCGTTGGTGGTGGCTGTGAATGTGTCCACGCGGTCTCCTTGGAGTGGGTTGACGCACGCGTTTCGACGAGCATCAACGCTGATGCAGTGAGTGAAGTAAGCCACTAATGCTGAGGAGCTCATAGGGGTGTGTGTCCCGCATTACTCTGTGGTCAGACCGACACCATACCGATGTTCTTGACGAAATCAAAACCGGAGTAAGTGTGGATGGAGTGCGACGCGGGCACGGTAGTCGCGCAGTAGGCTTTTAGGTTACAAAAACCTTTTCTAATTCGGTCGTGTTTCCTGAAATGACGCGCCAGTTAAGGTTTCCCAGGTGCAATTCGAGTAACTTAGGTGCTCCTTATTGGAGGTCGTTAATAAATTGTCACTAAGGTGGGGAGCGTCTTGCGGGCATCCTCCTGGTCCCATTCTGAGGAGAATGGCCCGCACTTATTGGAATGGAGACGCCATGCGGATCGCACTTTTCTCAACGTGCATCGTCGACGCGATGTACCCGCGGGTCGCCCAGGCGACCGTGGACATCCTGGAACGCCTCGGCCACGACGTGATTTTCCCTCCCGGCCAGACGTGTTGTTCCCAAATGCACGTCAACAGTGGCTATTTCGACGACGCGTACCCCATCGTCAAGAACCACGTCGAGTCGTTCTCGGACTGGGACTACGATGTCGCCGTCGCGCCCTCGGCCTCATGCGTGGTTTCCCTGGGACACCAGCAGCCAATGATTGCTCGGCACGCCGGTGACGAGGGAACAGCCATTGCGGCCGAAGAGGTTGCAGGCAAGACCTTCGAATTGTCAAAGCTGCTGATCGACGTCTTGGGGATCACGAACGCCGCGGAGCAACTCGGTTCCTACTTCCCGCACAAGGTCACGTTCCATTCGAGTTGCCATGGCATGCGGATCATGAAGCTGGGCACGCGCCAATCGGACCTGGTGCGTACCGTGGAGGGTCTGGAATTCGCTGAGCTTCCCGACATCGACCAGTGCTGCGGTTTCGGCGGTACGTTCTCCTTCAAGAACGCTGATACGTCCGGGGCAATGACCGCGGACAAGGTCAAGAACATCGAATCGACGGGCGCCGAGTTGTGCGCGGGAGGTGACGTCTCCTGCCTCATGAATATCGATGGGGCCCTCTCGCGCAAGGGATCCGACGTCACGACCCTCCACTTCGCCGAGATCCTTGCCAGCACCAAAGAAAACCCGCTCGAAGTCTCCGGCCCGGTGGCGATGACCACCACTACAGGAGGAAAGTAGCCATGACCGTTACACAGTTGGGCATGCCCAAGGTCTTCCACGGAACCGGCAATATCGTTGCCGAAGAATCCTTCACGTCCTTCGCTGGCCGGGAGCTCAAGAACGAGCAATTGCGCGCCAACCTTGGCTTTGCGACGCATACGATTCGCGAGAAGCGCGCCAACGTCGTCGGGGAACTTCCCGACTGGGAAGATCTGCGGACCGCCGGATCCGAGATCAAACAAGAAGTCATGGCTCGTCTTCCCGAGCTCCTCGAGCAGTTCGAGAAGAATTTCACCGAGCGCGGCGGACACGTTCACTGGGCTCGGGACGCCGACGAGGCGAATCAGATCGCTCTCGATATCATCCGGGAACAAGAAGTCGAAGAAGTCATCAAGATCAAGTCGATGGCAACTCAGGAAACCGGCCTCAACGAGTTCCTCGAAGAACAAGGCATCTCCGCTGTCGAGACTGACTTGGCCGAGGAAATTGTGCAGATGGGCGAGGACAAGCCATCACACATCCTGGTTCCCGCGATCCACCGCAATCGCTCGGAGATCCGTGACATCTTCTTGAAGAAGATGCCGGGCGTCAATCCGGATATTTCGGACAACCCTGCGGAATTGGCCGAGGCCTCCCGCCACCACCTGCGTGAGAAATTCTTCCGTAACAAGGTCGCGATTTCGGGCGCCAACTTTGGCGTTGCTGATTCCGGCACGCTGACCATCGTCGAGTCCGAAGGCAATGGGCGTATGTGCCTGACTCTGCCGGACACACTCATTTCTTTCATGGGCATCGAGAAGCTGGTCCCGACCTTCCAGGATCTGGAGGTCTTCCTGCAGCTTCTGCCCCGTTCCTCGACGGGCGAGCGCATGAACCCCTATACCTCGATGTGGTCCGGTGTGACTCCGGGGGATGGGCCCCAGAATCTTCACGTGATTCTCATGGACAACGGTCGCACGGCGGCATTGGCCGATGAGATGGGGCGCCAAGCGCTCCACTGCATCCGGTGCTCGGCCTGCATGAACGTTTGCCCCGTTTACGAGCGGGCCGGCGGACATGCCTACGGGTCGGTTTACCCGGGCCCGATCGGGGCTATCCTTTCGCCGTTGCTGACCGGAGTCGAAGCAGAAGAGAACAACTCGCTTCCTTACGCATCGTCGTTGTGCGGTGCTTGCTACGAGGCGTGCCCGGTCAAGATCAACATCCCTGACGTGTTGGTTCACCTGCGCGGCAAAGACGTGGATGCCAAACACGGCAAGGGCGAAGAAGGCACGAAGCGTCAGGCACCCGACCAGATGGACGCGATCATGGCCGGTGCCAAGGCGATGTTCTCCAACTCTAAACTTCTCGGTCTTGCAGAACGCGGTTTGCCGGCGGGGCGTCTTGCGGCGGGACGCGATCACAAGATCAACTGGCTCCCGGGCCTCGTGGGTGGCTGGACGAAATACCGAGACATTCCGGAGCCGCCCAAGCAGGCCTTCCGCCACTGGTGGAAGAAGAACAAGAAGAACGGTTCGAAGCAGCGTGCGGGATCCGAAAAGGTTGATATCGACGCTCTGATGGCGAAGAACGCCGGACTCGCAGATCAGTTGCACAATCAGCATGCCTCTGAGGCTCAGGATCAACGCGAAGGGGCCGAGAAGCAAGCCCAAGAGCTCAAGAAGGAGCAGCGGCGCGACCCCGAGATCGCCCGGCGGGAGAATGAGTTGCTCAAGGACACTGAATCGGACTCGGCAGAAAACCAGGGCAAAGCCCAAGGTTCCCAGGAAGGGCGCGACTGACCATGTCGGAAGCAAAGGCAGAGATTCTGAGGCGGGTCCGGGCATCGCTGGTCGATAGCCCGGTGGCGCCCGTTGCCACGCGGGCATACCGGACCGAATCGGAGAAATCCGCGCAGGAAGTCCGTGAAATGCTGGTCGACCGTTTGGTCGACTACAAGGCGAACGTCTATGAGGAAACCGTCGAGACGGTGGCCGAACGCATCGAGAAGCTCCTGGGGAAGTCGTCCCGGTATGTGATTCCCAAGGGGCTGGACCTTGCATGGTTGCCCGAGGACAGCGCCGCCCGACGCCACCTCGTTGACTCGGGGAATGGTCAGAAGGCCGGGTCGTTGACCGATCGTGAACTGGACGCGGTCGACGCGGTGGTGACCTCGTCGACCGTCTCCTGCGCGGAGACGGGAACGATTTTTCTCAACGCCTCGGATTCCGAGGGGCGCCGTGCGATTACTCTGGTACCTGACCATCACATTTGTGTGGTCCCGGCGGACACGATTGTCGAGCTGATCCCGGAATCCTTGCACCGTGTCAACGAGGAGCGCCCGATCACCATGATTTCCGGGCCCTCGGCGACCTCGGATATTGAGCTTCAGCGCGTGGAGGGGGTCCACGGGCCCAGGACCCTGGACGTGATCATTCTCGATAGATAGGTCAGGCGCGGGCACATCTCCCGTGAGAAGAAGAGCACCGCCCCCGGTCACGGCAGTTTGGAAGCCGTAGAGATCGGGGGGGGGGGGGGGCGGTGTTTTGTCTGAGATGCCTCCACAGACCCTCAGGAATTGGCGATCGCTGCCCTGCGCACACAGGAGGCGGTCATATCGGCACGATCTGAAGGTCCGATTCCCGGCATCGTGGAATCTTTCTGGCCATGAGGTCGAAAAATTTGAAGTCTCGCGATCGGGCCGTCCGGGGATCGGTCTGGTCTGTGGTCGTCGCTCTGGCTGTTGTGGTGCTGGTTTGCCTGGGGGTTCTCAATGGCCGTGAGGGAGAGGGGCTCAGGAAAAGGGTCCACACATGGACCCAGGGCGGGGCGGGAACCGTCGTCCTCTCGGAGGATTCGGCCGGATACTTGGCCGCCCTATCCGTGGAAAACCATAAGCCCCGTGACGCGTACCACAGAGAATCCTTCGGGCGGGCATGGTCGGATGAGGACCACAACGGCTGCGACACGCGGAATGACATTCTGGCCAGGGACCTGGCCAGGGTGACTTTTCGTGATCGGCGGCTATGCGTCGTCGAGAAGGGTACGCTTGAGGACCCCTACACGGGTCAGCCCATCGAATTCATCGCAGGGAAGGAATCGCGAAAAGTCCAGATCGATCACGTGGTGGCGTTGTCGAATGCCTGGGCCTCCGGGGCATCGGAGTGGACGAACGAGAAGCGACGGACTTTCGCCAACGACCCCGATAACCTCCTGGCCGTGGACGGCCGCGCCAACGAGGACAAGGGAGGTAGCGATGCATCTCGTTGGCTTCCGCCGCGCCGAGAATTTCACTGCCGTATGTGACGCGGCAGCTCAAGATCAAGGCCCGTTACAGCCTGAGCGTAACGCCCGAAGAAAAGCAAGCGATTCTCAAGGTTTTGGGGGACTGCCCCGAGTACCGGCTCTCAGCCTTCGTTGTCACGGAGCATGATCACGCATCGTCTCGCAAAGTCCTGGAGCCAGTCGTCCGCCCTGCGGTGTACAAGGCTCAGCGTCATCGGAGGCACATCCTTGCTCAGCGGATGCACGGAAAACTCGTCCGGGTCCAGACCGCGGATCATGTCGGCGTCCGTCGGGACGATGCTGAACCGCGGATGTTTCCGCAGCAACAGCAGCATTCCGCCCAGATCCGTGTATGTGAGGGAGGGATCGAATCGGATGCCGGCGTTGCGGAGAGGTGCGCGTTCCGCTTCCGTTCTCAGATCCCAGTACGGAGGGCCCTCCACCACGGTGAAATCGGTCAGGTCCGCAGGACGGATGGTTTGGGGTTCGGGGAAGTGAGCGGCATCGCAGACGATCGACAACCGTTCGGAAAGTATTACTTCTTCCGCGAGATC
This region includes:
- a CDS encoding (Fe-S)-binding protein — encoded protein: MRIALFSTCIVDAMYPRVAQATVDILERLGHDVIFPPGQTCCSQMHVNSGYFDDAYPIVKNHVESFSDWDYDVAVAPSASCVVSLGHQQPMIARHAGDEGTAIAAEEVAGKTFELSKLLIDVLGITNAAEQLGSYFPHKVTFHSSCHGMRIMKLGTRQSDLVRTVEGLEFAELPDIDQCCGFGGTFSFKNADTSGAMTADKVKNIESTGAELCAGGDVSCLMNIDGALSRKGSDVTTLHFAEILASTKENPLEVSGPVAMTTTTGGK
- a CDS encoding LUD domain-containing protein: MSEAKAEILRRVRASLVDSPVAPVATRAYRTESEKSAQEVREMLVDRLVDYKANVYEETVETVAERIEKLLGKSSRYVIPKGLDLAWLPEDSAARRHLVDSGNGQKAGSLTDRELDAVDAVVTSSTVSCAETGTIFLNASDSEGRRAITLVPDHHICVVPADTIVELIPESLHRVNEERPITMISGPSATSDIELQRVEGVHGPRTLDVIILDR
- a CDS encoding L-lactate permease → MDTFTATTNAVGGSIGLSALVAILPLLAFFIMLLGVKASAHISALTALLVSIIVAVIGFNMPLGLTLMSGTQGLAYGAFPIVWIIVTALWFYQVTVESGRFEDLRLTFDRIGGGDIRIQAILIAFCFGGLLEALAGFGAPVAITATMILALGVKPLRAAVTVLVANTAPVAFGALAIPITTAGTLTGENPAHIGAIVGHQAPFVAAIVPFILLWLLDGFRGVREAWPAALVIGLSFGIAQWWSATHFSYELTDIVACLVSLGVAVLFLKVWKPRGTEAFRERFGIKAPPASEKLKPVRVWMALLPYLVVVGVFAIGKLWKAGVSIPAALAKTDIKIPWPVTSGNIVTAAGKPISGTTFNFQWLSNPGTMLLIAGLIVTVLYGIFNEKGRYKLGFGHAIAQLWYCFYRMRWSALTIVSVLALAYVMNFSGQTVSIGTYLASLGGIFAFLAPTLGWLGTAVTGSDTSANALFSNLQHTAASNAGLDPNLMLAANTSGGVVGKMISPQSLAIAATAVEMEGKESEIFKKVVPWSLAMLLIICTLVFLQSNVLSWMLP
- a CDS encoding HNH endonuclease family protein, coding for MRSKNLKSRDRAVRGSVWSVVVALAVVVLVCLGVLNGREGEGLRKRVHTWTQGGAGTVVLSEDSAGYLAALSVENHKPRDAYHRESFGRAWSDEDHNGCDTRNDILARDLARVTFRDRRLCVVEKGTLEDPYTGQPIEFIAGKESRKVQIDHVVALSNAWASGASEWTNEKRRTFANDPDNLLAVDGRANEDKGGSDASRWLPPRREFHCRM
- a CDS encoding LutB/LldF family L-lactate oxidation iron-sulfur protein, producing MTVTQLGMPKVFHGTGNIVAEESFTSFAGRELKNEQLRANLGFATHTIREKRANVVGELPDWEDLRTAGSEIKQEVMARLPELLEQFEKNFTERGGHVHWARDADEANQIALDIIREQEVEEVIKIKSMATQETGLNEFLEEQGISAVETDLAEEIVQMGEDKPSHILVPAIHRNRSEIRDIFLKKMPGVNPDISDNPAELAEASRHHLREKFFRNKVAISGANFGVADSGTLTIVESEGNGRMCLTLPDTLISFMGIEKLVPTFQDLEVFLQLLPRSSTGERMNPYTSMWSGVTPGDGPQNLHVILMDNGRTAALADEMGRQALHCIRCSACMNVCPVYERAGGHAYGSVYPGPIGAILSPLLTGVEAEENNSLPYASSLCGACYEACPVKINIPDVLVHLRGKDVDAKHGKGEEGTKRQAPDQMDAIMAGAKAMFSNSKLLGLAERGLPAGRLAAGRDHKINWLPGLVGGWTKYRDIPEPPKQAFRHWWKKNKKNGSKQRAGSEKVDIDALMAKNAGLADQLHNQHASEAQDQREGAEKQAQELKKEQRRDPEIARRENELLKDTESDSAENQGKAQGSQEGRD